Proteins encoded in a region of the Magallana gigas chromosome 8, xbMagGiga1.1, whole genome shotgun sequence genome:
- the LOC105343088 gene encoding 4-hydroxyphenylpyruvate dioxygenase-like protein — protein METGSLHHVEIGTTNGPAIVALFKRIYGFKCIAQRSRAYCEQWVVKAGKAAILVTEPKCHLERNEENKDTHNDPLFNKWWSSSSNKPLDGDSVFNIALKVTDLQKVINNVIEGGGGVVTSPVSIKDEHGQVDIAVVKSCIGNVYHTLLCYDSYAGNFLPGFTTAENNFIETNINCGVVTHIDHIAFVCDQGSTPQVLKWYEKCFHMKRFFINSNEDEDDGFLISDTGIGMRMKAMEYWKCSETGLTSGNSQESIRFVLVESLKGQGANQVDIFLEDHGGPGVQHMGLYTPDIMSTVATFKQSGAQFVQTPQAYYEDEQKLSEMKKVGFNVEDLMSCGVLLDTEADVDEDSKNQCENHRYLLQKFTKPIFSKRTFFLELIQRVGAQGFGAGNITALWRAVQAYLTQNTKPSS, from the exons ATGGAGACAGGATCGTTACATCATGTCGAAATAGGAACAACAAACGGACCTGCTATTGTAGCTTTATTCAAAAGAATATATGGATTCAAATGTATTGCGCAGCGATCGCGAGCTTATTGTGAGCAATGGGTTGTAAAGGCCGGGAAAGCCGCGATTCTGGTAACAGAACCAAAATGTCACCTTGAAAGGAATGAAGAGAATAAGGATACCCACAACGATCCGCTGTTTAACAAATGGTGGAGTTCTAGTAGCAACAAACCCCTTGATGGTGACTCTGTGTTTAACATCGCTCTTAAGGTGACAGATTTGCAGAAAGTTATTAACAATGTGAtagaagggggagggggggtagTTACATCACCCGTCAGTATTAAAGATGAGCATGGACAGGTAGATATAGCTGTCGTTAAATCTTGTATTGGAAATGTATATCATACACTGCTTTGTTACGATAGTTATGCTGGTAATTTTCTGCCTGGATTTACAACTGCTGAGAACAATTTTATTGAAACCAACATAAACTGTGGTGTAGTGACCCATATAGATCATATTGCCTTTGTCTGTGATCAAGGATCCACCCCTCAAGTATTGAAGTGGTATGAAAAATGCTTCCACATGAAGAGGTTTTTTATCAACAG CAATGAGGATGAAGATGATGGATTTTTGATAAGTGATACAGGTATAGGAATGAGAATGAAAGCCATGGAGTACTGGAAGTGTTCCGAGACAGGACTTACATCAGGGAATAGTCAGGAATCCATTAGATTTGTCCTTGTTGAGTCTCTAAAAGGTCAAG gtGCCAACCAAGTGGACATATTCCTGGAGGACCATGGTGGCCCGGGGGTGCAGCATATGGGACTCTATACTCCAGATATTATGTCAACTGTTGCCACCTTCAAACAAAGTGGTGCCCAATTTGTCCAAACACCACAAGCATATTATGAAGAT GAACAGAAACTCTCAGAGATGAAGAAGGTTGGATTTAATGTGGAAGATCTTATGTCCTGTGGCGTATTACTGGACACTGAAGCAGATGTTGATGAGGACTCCAAAAACCAGTGTGAAAACCATAG ATACTTACTCCAAAAATTTACCAAGCCAATCTTCagtaaaagaacattttttttggaaCTGATTCAGAGAGTTGGTGCCCAGGGCTTTGGTGCTGGGAATATCACGGCCCTGTGGAGGGCAGTCCAGGCGTATCTTACCCAGAACACAAAACCCAGCTCTTGA